One genomic window of Oikeobacillus pervagus includes the following:
- a CDS encoding DUF1657 domain-containing protein, giving the protein MTVINDVKTALAGLKSAQASFETFALSTDNEQAKQLYQDAAKQTQSVLQSLEPRVQQIEQEEPQYKQQ; this is encoded by the coding sequence ATGACAGTAATAAATGATGTTAAGACAGCTCTAGCGGGATTGAAAAGTGCGCAGGCTAGCTTTGAAACATTTGCTCTTAGTACAGATAATGAGCAAGCGAAGCAGCTTTACCAAGATGCTGCTAAACAAACCCAATCCGTTCTACAAAGCCTTGAACCACGCGTTCAACAAATCGAACAAGAAGAACCTCAATACAAACAACAATAA
- a CDS encoding gamma-type small acid-soluble spore protein, whose translation MSVINDVKTALAGLKSAQASFETFALSTDKEQAKQLYQDAAKQTQSVLQSVEPRVQQIEQEEPQYAHDGNQASQGSTQVSQGQYGTEFASQNNAQQVRQKNQHAQS comes from the coding sequence ATGTCAGTCATAAATGACGTTAAAACAGCTTTAGCCGGATTAAAAAGCGCTCAAGCTAGCTTTGAAACATTTGCTCTTAGTACAGATAAGGAACAAGCGAAGCAGCTTTACCAAGATGCTGCTAAACAAACCCAATCTGTTTTACAAAGCGTTGAACCACGCGTTCAACAAATCGAACAAGAAGAACCACAATATGCTCATGACGGAAACCAAGCTTCCCAAGGCAGTACGCAAGTGTCACAAGGTCAATACGGTACTGAGTTCGCAAGCCAAAATAATGCACAACAAGTAAGACAAAAAAACCAACATGCCCAGTCTTAA
- a CDS encoding spore coat protein — protein MENNTPNRIKNPETPVPKTPQMNDRDFLNDSLTTEKYISSSYSTALKEASHESLYRTIASVSQETEDCHRNLYNLMFKNGWYGLEKETPQTIQQSVQQFSNYMQSQDPYRGNVIQ, from the coding sequence GTGGAAAATAATACTCCAAACAGGATTAAAAACCCTGAAACACCAGTCCCTAAGACGCCGCAAATGAACGATAGAGATTTTCTAAACGATTCCTTAACTACGGAAAAATATATATCTTCCTCATACTCGACTGCATTAAAAGAAGCTAGCCATGAATCGTTGTATCGTACAATAGCGTCTGTTTCCCAAGAAACAGAAGACTGTCACCGCAATCTATATAACTTAATGTTTAAAAACGGATGGTACGGTTTGGAAAAAGAAACTCCACAAACTATTCAACAATCGGTTCAGCAATTTTCTAACTACATGCAAAGTCAAGATCCATATAGAGGTAATGTAATACAATAA
- a CDS encoding S8 family peptidase, which yields MTKLRKSLLVTVSVLILLSIGLLFIVPNTRNKENPENKTVAVKNKLNPPITNVQNVENEKNVLQINSLSMGQTIKNQLKNDPSVFLIKHNEKTESHYIKKEVNVTFKTLPSTKEIKRITQEINGTIIKKLNSTIVFRSNTLSTKELIEYFNRQAMVEFAEPNYLYLQNQIGLPNDLLYREQYQWNLSAIQAEAGWDITKGDEHIIIAVIDTGVDLDHPDLRRRITNGYNVLLNNNFPDDDNGHGTHVAGIIASETNNHEGVAGITWYNKIMPIKAMGAEGHGTTFDIAKGIFWAVDHGADVINMSLGNYQHSSLLKGAIDYAYSKNVVLIAAAGNENTMQPSYPAAFSKVLSVAAVSYTGQRAPFSNYGDYIDVAAPGVQIPSTYFNQQYAALSGTSMASPHVAGLAGLLLSVNPNLTNQEVIDIIKNSTYDLGIPGTDHEFGSGLINVKNGLEDAQSKRQ from the coding sequence ATGACAAAATTACGAAAGTCCTTATTGGTTACTGTTTCCGTACTTATTCTTCTATCCATAGGGTTATTATTCATAGTACCAAATACAAGAAACAAAGAGAATCCCGAAAATAAAACAGTTGCTGTCAAAAACAAATTAAATCCCCCTATAACCAATGTCCAAAATGTTGAAAACGAAAAAAATGTTCTTCAAATAAACAGCCTTTCCATGGGTCAAACCATCAAGAATCAATTAAAAAATGATCCTTCCGTTTTTCTAATTAAACACAATGAAAAAACTGAGAGTCATTATATTAAGAAAGAAGTAAACGTTACATTCAAGACTCTTCCCTCAACAAAGGAAATAAAAAGGATAACACAGGAGATAAATGGCACTATCATTAAAAAGCTAAATTCTACGATTGTTTTTCGTTCTAATACGCTTTCGACCAAGGAACTTATTGAATATTTTAACAGACAGGCTATGGTTGAATTTGCTGAACCCAATTATCTTTATCTGCAAAATCAAATTGGACTTCCTAATGATTTGCTATATAGAGAACAATACCAATGGAACTTATCGGCAATTCAAGCAGAAGCAGGCTGGGATATCACCAAAGGGGATGAACATATCATTATTGCTGTTATAGACACTGGCGTTGATCTGGACCATCCTGATTTGAGAAGACGAATTACAAATGGTTATAATGTACTGTTGAATAATAATTTCCCTGATGATGACAACGGGCATGGCACCCATGTAGCAGGAATCATTGCATCGGAAACAAACAACCATGAAGGTGTTGCAGGCATCACTTGGTATAACAAAATAATGCCTATAAAAGCAATGGGTGCCGAAGGGCATGGGACGACTTTTGATATAGCAAAAGGGATTTTTTGGGCAGTGGATCATGGAGCCGATGTCATTAATATGAGTTTAGGCAATTATCAGCATTCTTCCCTTTTAAAAGGGGCAATCGATTATGCATACAGTAAAAATGTTGTCTTGATTGCTGCAGCAGGAAATGAAAATACTATGCAGCCGAGCTATCCAGCTGCTTTTTCTAAGGTTCTAAGTGTCGCCGCCGTAAGTTACACCGGACAACGTGCCCCCTTCTCAAATTATGGAGATTATATCGATGTTGCAGCTCCCGGAGTTCAAATTCCGAGCACCTATTTTAACCAGCAGTATGCTGCCCTTTCAGGTACTTCTATGGCTTCACCACATGTAGCAGGACTAGCAGGTCTTTTGCTTTCAGTAAACCCTAATTTAACGAACCAAGAAGTAATAGACATTATTAAGAATTCTACTTATGATTTAGGAATCCCTGGAACTGATCACGAATTTGGTAGTGGCTTAATTAATGTAAAGAATGGATTGGAAGATGCCCAAAGCAAAAGGCAATAA